The sequence TGCCGGACAGCATTGTGACCGACAAACAGCTTGAGCATTATCTCCATCACATTTCTGCCGGGGCAAAAAGACCGTTTGCCTTCAAGCTGCGGGGCGAGGTGGCTGATGCCCTCTTTCACGTGCAGAACCTGCCTCCGGGCAGCACGGTCAGCTCACCCGAGGAGGCCCACAGGGGTCAGGTAAAGTACAGGCTGCAGCACGAGGATGTGCATTTGTTGGGCTTTTTCTCCACAGAGCACCAAGGGGTTTTTACCCACCACGACAGCTATGTTCACATGCATTTGCTCACTGCCGATGAGCAAATGATGGGGCACCTGGATGGCGTCAGCTTTAAAGCCGGCGGCATGAAGTTGTATTTGCCTGTGCACTGATATTCTGCCATTTACTTCAGTGTTCCGAAACGAACTTCTGTTCAGCGAAGCGTCTCTGATTAGCGAAGCGTCCCGCTGCGCTGTAGGTTTACAATCACCAGTCATAGCTTCATTATCTCATTATCTAATCATCCCATTGGCTAATCGTCTAATCGTCTAATTGGCTCATCGTCTCATTGGCTCATTGGCTCATCGGCACATCAAATTTTCCTTTTTCACCATGCTTTTTTATTACCTTCACGTTCGCAATGAACTGAACAAACCAACATGCACGGATCACAGGAAACCATCAAAGCCCTGGCGCGCGAAGCCATCCTTACCCCCAAAGAGGAAATGCTTGAAATTCCGCGCAAACGCGCCAATTTGTTTATCGGCATTCCCCGCGAAACGGCCTTTCAGGAACACCGCGTAGCCCTCGTGCCCGAGGCCGTGCAACTGCTGGTGAGCAACGGAAATCGCGTGGTGGTAGAAACCAACGCCGGTAAGGAAGCCCGTTTCGACGACCGCGACTACAGCGAAGCCGGTGCAGAAATCGCCTATGATCGCCAAACCGTGTACCAGGCCGACATCATCCTGAAAGTAGCCCCTCCAACTGATGAGGAAATAGGAATGATGCGGCAAAAGCAAATTCTTATTTCGGCCCTGCAACTCTCTGTGCAGCCAAAGGATACCCTGAAGAAACTGATGGATAAAAAAGTCTCTGCTATTGCGTGGGACTTTATCAAGGACGAAACCGGCATCTTTCCCATTGTGCGGGCCATGAGCGAAATTGCGGGAAATACCTCGATGCTCATCGCTGCCGAGTACCTGTCTAACATGAATGACGGCCCGGGCTTAATGCTGGGCGGAATTTCGGGGGTGGCGCCCACCGAAGTGGTGATACTGGGTGCCGGAACAGCGGGTGAGTTTGCTGCCCGTGGTGCACTCGGACTAGGCGCTAACGTGAAAGTATTCGACAATACGGTGTACAAATTGCGCCGGCTGCAAAACGACCTTGGGCAGCGGTTGTACACTTCGGTCATTCAGCCCAAGGAACTGGAAGATGCCATTGTGCGCGCCGATGTGGTGGTGTGCGCCCTGCGCGGACGAGGTGGCCGAACCCCCTGCGTGCTTACCGAAGACATGGTGCGCAAAATGAAAAACGGCGCCGTGATTATTGACATCAGCATTGATCAGGGCGGTTGCAGCGAAACATCACGCGTTACCACCCACACCAACCCGGTGTACCGCGAGCACGGTGTGATTCACTACTGCGTGCCTAACATTGCCTCGCGCGTATCGCGAACCGCATCCAAAGCGCTGAGCAACATTTTCGCCCCCATCCTGCTGCAAATTGCCGATGAAGGCGGATGCTCCAACCTCATTCGCAAAGACGAAGGCTTCAGACACGGCGTGTACATGTACAACGGAACCCTCACGAACGAAATCCTCGGTTTGGCGTTTGGTCTTCCGTACAAAGACATTCACCTCTTGTTTGCAGCCATGTAATTATGACGTTTTTTCAAAGACTTAAAAGGTTCCTTTTCGGACTCTTGCTGGGAAGCATTCTCGTATTCTGGTTTTTTGGCGACCGCTCCGAGGTACTCACCGCCTGGATGCCCAACGAAAGGGTGATGAAGCGTCTCCGCGAAACACATCTTGTAATACCCGACTCCATGCAATGCCGCTTGCAATGTTTCCAACTGGATTCATTGGCGGTGCGCGAGTTGATGGTTCAGGGTAACGTGCGCTTCGGAAAGAGCGAAACCCGTCGCGAACCGCTACTTTACACCGTTGATTTTTCGCAACACGAGCCCCCGTTGCGCCTAACCTTTGCCTGCGATGACTCATCGAGTGCCGTGGTGGGCTTGCTGTCGCTGAAGGGAGTAATGCCATGCGATTGCCACTGATGTAAATTGCCGTGAATGATTCGGGCATTTGGGTTAATTTCGGCCACTGCATGAAGCAACTACTTTTAATCCTCGCCATGATTGTGCTGTTCGTTGCGCCCGAATCGCTGCGGGCAGAGCAAACACAGGAGAAGTTCCGCATCACCGGCAGGGTGCTGGATGCCAAGGGCGAGCCACTTCCCTTTGTAAACGTGTACGTGCAGGGTACCACCCGCGGAACCACCACCAACAACGATGGCCGTTTTGTGCTCAATCTCGACGAACTGGCCGAGAGGGAAATTGCCTTTCAGTTTGTGGGCTACCAAAAGCAGGTAGTAAAGGTATCGCCCGATGGTATGGCGCGCGCTGAGGTAGTTGTGACCCTCCGCCCC comes from Cryomorphaceae bacterium and encodes:
- a CDS encoding alpha-acetolactate decarboxylase, whose protein sequence is MRNVMRKGELGGVIHLDSLTKEAGWYGVGPVEYLQGELMLFNGVGYVSRVASDSTMVMEKTGDVKAPFFVYARVLEWEERNLPDSIVTDKQLEHYLHHISAGAKRPFAFKLRGEVADALFHVQNLPPGSTVSSPEEAHRGQVKYRLQHEDVHLLGFFSTEHQGVFTHHDSYVHMHLLTADEQMMGHLDGVSFKAGGMKLYLPVH
- a CDS encoding alanine dehydrogenase, which gives rise to MHGSQETIKALAREAILTPKEEMLEIPRKRANLFIGIPRETAFQEHRVALVPEAVQLLVSNGNRVVVETNAGKEARFDDRDYSEAGAEIAYDRQTVYQADIILKVAPPTDEEIGMMRQKQILISALQLSVQPKDTLKKLMDKKVSAIAWDFIKDETGIFPIVRAMSEIAGNTSMLIAAEYLSNMNDGPGLMLGGISGVAPTEVVILGAGTAGEFAARGALGLGANVKVFDNTVYKLRRLQNDLGQRLYTSVIQPKELEDAIVRADVVVCALRGRGGRTPCVLTEDMVRKMKNGAVIIDISIDQGGCSETSRVTTHTNPVYREHGVIHYCVPNIASRVSRTASKALSNIFAPILLQIADEGGCSNLIRKDEGFRHGVYMYNGTLTNEILGLAFGLPYKDIHLLFAAM